TAATTCCTCAGGCTTCAGTCTTGCGCCCTGTTCAACCTCATCCTGAGGGGAAGTaaggtgtgtcactgtggtaGTTGTAGTCAGGGCATACTTTCTGTACTAGTTTGTAGTCTGTACtataaaaggaaatgtaaatGCAGATCACCTTGAAGGGCTTGGAGCAGAGCCAGGACACATGACTTTGTGTCTGCTCCTGGTAACAGGTTTTTGAAGGGTCGTAGTTGCAGAGTGTGTTCTTGGTAGCCTTGTCAACCTTTTCATATTCAATGCGACAGTTGAAGGACTTGGAATCTTTGGCATCAATCACGGTTTGTTGTGCCAAATCGAATTCCACGATTTTTGTTGGGGGCACCAAGCTGACAGATACATTCCCTTGACCAGTGGAATTATGCCTGAAATAAACACTAAACGTCCCATTGCCATGATCGACAATTTTCCCAGTGATCAACAGGTTTAGCTTCAC
The Acomys russatus chromosome 10, mAcoRus1.1, whole genome shotgun sequence genome window above contains:
- the Nxph1 gene encoding neurexophilin-1, whose protein sequence is MQAACWYVLLLLQPTVYLVTCANLTNGGKSELLKSGSSKSTLKHIWTESSKDLSISRLLSQTFRGKENDTDLDLRYDTPEPYSEQDLWDWLRNSTDLQEPRPRAKRRPIVKTGKFKKMFGWGDFHSNIKTVKLNLLITGKIVDHGNGTFSVYFRHNSTGQGNVSVSLVPPTKIVEFDLAQQTVIDAKDSKSFNCRIEYEKVDKATKNTLCNYDPSKTCYQEQTQSHVSWLCSKPFKVICIYISFYSTDYKLVQKVCPDYNYHSDTPYFPSG